One Corythoichthys intestinalis isolate RoL2023-P3 chromosome 9, ASM3026506v1, whole genome shotgun sequence DNA window includes the following coding sequences:
- the glrx gene encoding glutaredoxin-1, producing the protein MAQEFVQAKIKGDKVVLFIKPTCPYCITANDVLSKYKFKPGHLECIDISARQDMSSMQDYFLELTGARTVPRVFIGEDCIGGGSDVAALHKSGKLEGMLQSIGALQ; encoded by the exons ATGGCGCAGGAATTCGTCCAGGCTAAAATCAAAGGAGACAAAGTAGTCTTGTTTATTAAGCCAACATGCCCGTACTGTATCACAGCCAATGATGTTTTGTCCAAATACAAGTTCAAGCCAGGACATCTGGAGTGTATTGACATCAGTGCGCGACAAGACATGAGCAGCATGCAGGACTACTTCCTGGAACTCACCGGCGCCCGCACC GTCCCAAGAGTGTTCATCGGAGAGGATTGTATTGGCGGTGGCAGTGACGTGGCGGCTCTGCATAAGAGTGGGAAACTGGAGGGAATGCTGCAATCCATCGGGGCTCTGCAGTGA